One part of the Lycium ferocissimum isolate CSIRO_LF1 chromosome 8, AGI_CSIRO_Lferr_CH_V1, whole genome shotgun sequence genome encodes these proteins:
- the LOC132067559 gene encoding heavy metal-associated isoprenylated plant protein 37, with protein MTKDEDFKLLKIQTCVLRVNIHCDGCKQKVKKLLQRIEGVYQVTIDSEQQKVTVSGSVDSATLIKKLIKAGKHAELWSQNTNHQIPKQNPNCIKDNNKNNKNQKQQVGILKNQQKFNLVPEELDYLDEEDEDDGYPEEEMRFVRQDQERQMALMRQVEANNNEKKAMAAAMVNGKVNNNNNVANANNAGTGKKTGPIQNMPMKANPGGPNIDPRTMAAMKMNMNNVNLGEAAKRGMGGNDINAMMNLAGFHGNNNNGNGITTNNNGGGGFQVHPNNVIPGGHNPSASMLMNMNNGGAQQQQYNPSPMLMNFQNRHAMQQQPPPQIAYNRSPFIPPAIGYYYNNSNNYGGQVPYTSYVDPYYYNSGAAAADQSATNSHMFIDENPSSCSVM; from the exons ATGACTAAAGATGAAGACTTTAAGCTACTCAAGATCCAG ACTTGTGTGCTCAGAGTGAACATACATTGTGATGGGTGCAAGCAGAAAGTGAAGAAACTCCTTCAAAGAATTGAAG GTGTTTATCAAGTAACAATAGACTCTGAGCAGCAAAAAGTGACTGTTTCTGGTAGTGTGGATTCTGcaactttaattaaaaaattaatcaagGCTGGTAAGCATGCTGAGCTTTGGTCTCAGAATACTAATCATCAAATTCCGAAACAAAACCCCAACTGCATCAAAgataacaacaagaacaacaaaaatcaaaagcaGCAAGTTGGTATACTCAAGAACCAGCAAAAGTTCAACCTTGTGCCGGAGGAACTCGATTATCTCGACGAGGAGGATGAGGACGATGGTTACCCTGAGGAAGAGATGAGGTTTGTGAGGCAAGATCAAGAAAGACAGATGGCTCTAATGAGACAAGTAGAAGCAAATAATAACGAGAAGAAAGCTATGGCAGCAGCTATGGTCAATGGTAaagtaaacaacaacaacaatgtcGCCAATGCGAATAATGCGGGCACTGGGAAGAAAACAGGCCCTATCCAGAATATGCCAATGAAGGCGAATCCTGGAGGTCCCAACATTGACCCAAGAACAATGGCTGCTATGAAAATGAACATGAACAATGTCAATCTTGGTGAGGCTGCGAAAAGGGGAATGGGAGGAAATGACATAAATGCAATGATGAATCTTGCTGGTTTTCATGGGAATAACAATAATGGGAATGGGATTACTACTAATAACAATGGTGGTGGAGGATTTCAAGTTCATCCAAATAATGTTATACCAGGTGGTCATAATCCCTCTGCTTCAATGCTAATGAACATGAACAATGGTGGGGCGCAACAACAACAGTATAATCCTTCGCCAATGCTAATGAATTTTCAAAACCGCCATGCtatgcaacaacaaccaccaccTCAGATTGCTTACAATAGGTCGCCTTTCATTCCTCCAGCTATTGGTTATTActataacaatagtaataattaTGGTGGTCAAGTTCCATACACTTCATATGTTGATCCTTATTATTACAATTCTGGTGCTGCTGCTGCTGATCAATCTGCCACAAATTCTCATATGTTTATTGATGAGAATCCTAGTAGTTGTTCCGTTATGTGA